A stretch of DNA from Cellulomonas xiejunii:
CGGCGTCGGGGACACCCTCGCGCCAGGTGGCCTCGCCCTCGGCGAGCTGGATGTCCCAGCCCTGCTTCGCGACCCAGCCCAGGTGCGTCTCGAGCACCTGACCGACGTTCATGCGTCCCGGGACGCCGAGCGGGTTGAGCACCACGTCGACCGCCGTGCCGTCCTCGAGGAACGGCATGTCCTCGACCGGCAGGATCTTCGAGATGACGCCCTTGTTGCCGTGACGGCCGGCGAGCTTGTCGCCGTCCGTGATCTTGCGGCGCTGCGCGATGTACACGCGGACCAGCTCGTTGACGCCGGCGGGGAGCTCGTCGCCGTCGTCGCGGCTGAACGTGCGCACCTCGATGACCGTGCCCGACTCACCGTGGGGCACCTTGAGCGACGTGTCGCGGACCTCGCGCGCCTTCTCACCGAAGATCGCACGGAGCAGACGCTCCTCCGGGGTCAGCTCGGTCTCACCCTTGGGCGTGACCTTGCCGACCAGGATGTCGCCCGCCGCGACCTCGGCACCGATGCGGATGATGCCGCGCTCGTCGAGGTCGCCCAGGACCTCCTCGGAGACGTTCGGGATGTCCCGCGTGATCTCCTCCGGGCCGAGCTTGGTGTCGCGCGCGTCGACCTCGTGCTCCTCGATGTGGATCGAGGACAGGACGTCGTCCTGCACGAGGCGCTGCGACAGGATGATCGCGTCCTCGTAGTTGTGGCCCTCCCACGACATGAACGCGACCAGCAGGTTGCGTCCGAGCGCGAGCTCGCCGTCGTCCGTCGCCGGGCCGTCGGCCAGCACCGAGCCGGGCTCGACGCGGGCGCCGTGCTCGACCAGCACGCGCTGGTTGTAGCAGGTGCCCTGGTTGGAGCGACGGAACTTCGCGATGCGGTACGTCGACGTGGTCGCGTCGTCGTTGGCGACGACGACCAGGTCGGCGGACACCTCGGTGACCACGCCGGGCTTGGTGGCCACGACCACGTCACCCGCGTCGACGGCCGCACGACGCTCCATGCCGGTACCGACCAGCGGAGCCTCGGAGCGGACCAGCGGCACGGCCTGGCGCTGCATGTTGGCGCCCATGAGGGCGCGGTTGGCGTCGTCGTGCTCGAGGAACGGGATGAGCGCGGTCGCGACCGAGACCATCTGGCGCGGCGAGACGTCCATGTAGTCGACGCTCGACGGCGGCACCAGGTCGGGCTCCCCGCCCTTGGTGCGCACGAGGATGGCGTCCTCGACGAACGAGCCGTCGTCGGTCAGCGGCGCGTTCGCCTGGGCGATGATGTGCCGGTCCTCGTCGTCGGCGGTCAGGTAGTCGACCTCGTCGGACACCTTGCCGTCCTTGACCCGGCGGTACGGGGTCTCGACGAACCCGAACGGGTTGATGCGGCCGTACGTCGCGAGCGAGCCGATGAGGCCGATGTTCGGGCCCTCAGGGGTCTCGATCGGGCACATGCGGCCGTAGTGCGAGGTGTGGACGTCACGGACCTCCATGCCGGCGCGGTCGCGGGACAGACCACCCGGGCCGAGGGCCGACAGACGCCGCTTGTGCGTCAGGCCCGCGAGCGGGTTGTTCTGGTCCATGAACTGCGACAGCTGGCTCGTCCCGAAGAACTCCTTGATGGAGGCCACGACGGGGCGGATGTTGATGAGGGTCTGCGGCGTGATCGCCTCGACGTCCTGCGTCGTCATGCGCTCGCGCACGACGCGCTCCATCCGGGACAGGCCGGTGCGGACCTGGTTCTGGATGAGCTCGCCGACCGCGCGGATGCGACGGTTGCCGAAGTGGTCGATGTCGTCGGGCTCGACGCGGATCTCGATCGACTCCCCGCCGCGCGTGCCGGGCAGCGTGGGCTTGTCGATGTGGAGGGCCGCGAGGTACTTGATCGTCGCGACGACGTCCGAGAGCGTGAGGACCGAGTCCGACAGCGGCGCGTCCTGGCCGAGCTTCTTGTTCAGCTTGTAGCGGCCGACCTTCGCCAGGTCGTAGCGCTTGGAGTTGAAGTAGAAGTTCTCGAGCAGCGCGCGGCCGGCCTCGACGGTCGGCGGCTCGCCCGGACGGATCTTGCGGTACAGGTCGAGCAGCGCCTCGTCCTGCGTCTGGACGTGGTCCTTCTCGAGCGTGTCGATGACCGCGGGGTACTCGGCGAACTCCTCGCGGATCTCGCTCTCGGTCATGCCGAGCGCCTTGAGCAGCACGGTCGCGTTCTGCTTGCGCTTGCGGTCGACGCGGACGCCGACGTTGTCGCGCTTGTCGATCTCGAACTCGAGCCACGCACCGCGGCTCGGGATGATCTTGGCCGTGAGGACGTCCTTGTCGGACGTCTTGTCGGCCGTGCGCTCGAAGTACACGCCCGGGGAGCGGACGAGCTGCGAGACGACGACACGCTCGGTGCCGTTGATGATGAAGGTGCCGCGCTCGGTCATCAGGGGGAAGTCACCCATGAAGACGGTCTGCGACTTGATCTCGCCGGTCGTGTAGTTGACGAACTCCGCCGTGACGAACAGGGGCGCGGCGAAGGTGAAGTCCTTCTCCTTGCACTCCTCGGCCGTGTACTTGGGCGGCTCGAACCGGTGCTCGCGGAAGGAGAGGGACATGGTCCCGCCGAAGTCCTCGATCGGGGAGATCTCCTCGAAGATCTCCTCGAGGCCCGCGGTCTCCGGCACGTCGTTGCGACCGACCTCGAGCGCGGCGGCCACGCGGGCCTGCCAGCGCTCGTTGCCCAGCAGCCAGTCGAAGCTCTCGGTCTGCAGGCCGAGCAGATCGGGGACCTCGAGCGGCTCGTGGATCTTGGCGAACGAGATGCGACGGGATGCGGTGCGGTTCGCGATGGCGTCGGCGGACGGTGCATGAGGGATGCGCGAGGCAGCCAAGAGGGGTCCTTCCCTGCGGATCGTGGCACGCTGCGCCGCCTGGCATGGCGCAATCCCCCGCCACGACACGAGGTTCGACGCGCACGTACGTCAGAACCGGGGTCGGGATATCTGAGATCGCGGGCACAGGCCAGCGCAAAGCGCTAGCATACCCGCACGGGCGTGCCAAGTAAACCCCCGCGGGTCTGCTCGTAGCGGCAACGTCACCGCCCGCCCGACCCACAGGCTACGCACGCACCTCCGTCGGAGGTCCGTCCTC
This window harbors:
- the rpoB gene encoding DNA-directed RNA polymerase subunit beta, with product MAASRIPHAPSADAIANRTASRRISFAKIHEPLEVPDLLGLQTESFDWLLGNERWQARVAAALEVGRNDVPETAGLEEIFEEISPIEDFGGTMSLSFREHRFEPPKYTAEECKEKDFTFAAPLFVTAEFVNYTTGEIKSQTVFMGDFPLMTERGTFIINGTERVVVSQLVRSPGVYFERTADKTSDKDVLTAKIIPSRGAWLEFEIDKRDNVGVRVDRKRKQNATVLLKALGMTESEIREEFAEYPAVIDTLEKDHVQTQDEALLDLYRKIRPGEPPTVEAGRALLENFYFNSKRYDLAKVGRYKLNKKLGQDAPLSDSVLTLSDVVATIKYLAALHIDKPTLPGTRGGESIEIRVEPDDIDHFGNRRIRAVGELIQNQVRTGLSRMERVVRERMTTQDVEAITPQTLINIRPVVASIKEFFGTSQLSQFMDQNNPLAGLTHKRRLSALGPGGLSRDRAGMEVRDVHTSHYGRMCPIETPEGPNIGLIGSLATYGRINPFGFVETPYRRVKDGKVSDEVDYLTADDEDRHIIAQANAPLTDDGSFVEDAILVRTKGGEPDLVPPSSVDYMDVSPRQMVSVATALIPFLEHDDANRALMGANMQRQAVPLVRSEAPLVGTGMERRAAVDAGDVVVATKPGVVTEVSADLVVVANDDATTSTYRIAKFRRSNQGTCYNQRVLVEHGARVEPGSVLADGPATDDGELALGRNLLVAFMSWEGHNYEDAIILSQRLVQDDVLSSIHIEEHEVDARDTKLGPEEITRDIPNVSEEVLGDLDERGIIRIGAEVAAGDILVGKVTPKGETELTPEERLLRAIFGEKAREVRDTSLKVPHGESGTVIEVRTFSRDDGDELPAGVNELVRVYIAQRRKITDGDKLAGRHGNKGVISKILPVEDMPFLEDGTAVDVVLNPLGVPGRMNVGQVLETHLGWVAKQGWDIQLAEGEATWREGVPDAVASSKPGNPVATPVFDGVPEQTLTGLLSSTLPNRDGERMVKGDGKARLFDGRSGEPFPEPVSVGYMYILKLHHLVDDKIHARSTGPYSMITQQPLGGKAQFGGQRFGEMEVWALEAYGAAYTLQELLTIKSDDVPGRVKVYEAIVKGENIPDSGIPESFKVLLKEMQSLCLNVEVLSSDGVSIDMKENDDEVYRAAEELGIDLSRRPNASSVEEI